CAGACCGTTCAACACCCCGATGCTATTCAGAATCCAGGCAACAGCTAACGCAGCCCAATTCTTCGGCTGGTGGAGAGATCAGGGCGCGGACAGCTGATGATCAGGATTGCGTGCAGTCCGCGTGGACACCGCCGTCGCCGCCTACACCCGGGAAGCCGGCGGTTTCCGGCACGGCTAGTTCCGAGACTTCCGGCTCGATCCATTCGCGCTGGCCGTTCGTGGTGGCGGAATTGACTTCGGTCATTTGACTACCTCTATCGACAAAGAGAAGAATCAATCCGCCGCATCAGGCAGAGCGTTCAACGAGCTCAAGTCTATCCATTTGGTCCAAGAGCTTGGAGATTGATTCCTTACAGTGTTCTGGCGCAACTGAAAAGACTGCTGTCATGGCCTCAACCAGCCAAGCTTCGTCGCGCGGAGCCTCAAGCAAGCGCCAGGCTTCAGCGGCCGTGTCATTCAAGGCGACGTAGCGCCCGCTCTCGAGGTGCAGCATGATCAGGTGGTCTTCCACCTCAGTGCCGACCCAGTCCTCACACCGCTTCCAGGTGGGCATCCCTCACACTCTCCACTCAATACGCGCACAGGGAATCCTTGCGGGCACCGACGGTGACAGCCCGGAGCCGGGTCGCGATTTCCCCGATGGTTCCGATAAAGTTTGCTTCGGTCCCGAGCAACTTTAGAATTCTCGGCCGATGCCGGTGGCGAAGGAGGCCGGCGAGCGCTTCGAGGCCT
The genomic region above belongs to Brevundimonas vitisensis and contains:
- a CDS encoding PqqD family protein, encoding MPTWKRCEDWVGTEVEDHLIMLHLESGRYVALNDTAAEAWRLLEAPRDEAWLVEAMTAVFSVAPEHCKESISKLLDQMDRLELVERSA